Within Romboutsia sp. CE17, the genomic segment ACAGACACAATATATATAATGAGAGATAAGGGTCAAAAGGTAGGAGCATATAATGGTTCTACAATAGAAGAACTTATGGGAGTGAACTCTAGAGTAGAATTATCAAAAGCAGAAGAAATTATGAGAAAAAGAATAAATGAATCTCATATGGTAAATGGTGTAACTATAATAGATACTAATTCTACATATATAGAATCAGATGTCGAAATAGGGAATGATACTATAATATATCCTGGAGTAATGCTAAAAGGAAGCGCAAAAATAGGATGTAATTGTGTAATAGATATGAATTCATCTATAGAAAATTCAACTATTGGAGATAATACAGAAGTAAAAAACTCAACAATTATAGATAGTAAAGTTGGAGAAAATACAACAGTTGGACCATATGCTTATCTTAGACCAAAGAGCAACATAGGTAATAATGTAAAAATAGGGGACTTCGTAGAGGTTAAGAATGCTACAATTGAAGATAATTCAAAAGCATCTCATTTATCTTATATTGGAGATGCTCATGTAGGAAAAAATGTAAATATAGGTTGTGGAGTTGTATTTGTTAACTACGATGGAAAAAATAAATTTAAATCAGTAGTAAAAGATGGTGCATTTATAGGATCAAATTCTAATTTAGTAGCACCAGTAGTAGTAGAAGAGGATGGATATATAGCAACAGGATCAACAATAACAAAGGATGTACCTAAAGCAGCTTTAGCAATAGCAAGAGAAAGACAGGTTGTTAAGGAAGGCTGGGTAGAGAAGAAAAGAGAAAGAGACAACAAATAAGTAAGATTATTATTTTTAGAACTAGTCTAAAAATTATAAAATATAAATTACAAAATATATATCAATAGTTTAAATTTTCGGGAGGATAAGCAATGAATACTAGCGGAAGTGAAATCAAAATCATTTCAGGTAACTCGTCAAAAGTGTTAGCGCAAAAAATAGCTGACTATATAGGAGTACCTGTATCAGACTGTACAGTAGGGAAGTTCAGTGACGGAGAAATATCTGTAAACATGAACGAAACAGTAAGGGGATGCGATGTTTTCGTAGTTCAATCAACTAACAGTCCAGTAAATGATAACTTAATGGAATTATTAATAATGATAGATGCTTTAAAAAGAGCATCTGCAGGTAGAATAACAGCAGTAATTCCTTACTATGGATATGCAAGACAAGATAGAAAGGCAAAATCAAGAGATCCTATTACGGCTAAATTAGTTGCAAACTTAATAACAGCTGCAGGGGCAGATAGAGTTTTAACTATGGACTTACATGCGGCACAGATACAAGGATACTTTGATATACCATTAGACCACTTATTAGGGGGAAGTATATTATCTAGCTATTTCAATGAAAAGAAAATAGAAGATCTAGTAGTAGTTTCACCTGACCTTGGAAGCGTTACAAGATCTAGAAAATTTGCAACTACATTAGATGGAGATGTTCCACTAGCTATAATTGATAAGAGAAGACCAAAAGCTAACGTATGCGAAGTTATGAATATAATAGGAGATGTTAAAGGGAAGAATGTTATCTTATTAGACGATATGATAGATACTGCAGGAACAATAACTAATGCAGCTAATGCTCTTAAAGAATTTGGAGCGAAAGATATATATGCTTGTTGTACTCACGGAGTATTATCAGGACCAGCTATAGAAAGAATAGAAAATTCTGCTATAAGTGAACTAATAGTATTAGATACTATACAACTTCCTGAAGAAAAGAAAATAGATAAAATAAAAGAGCTTTCAGTGGCACCTTTATTTGGAGATGCTATAAAGAAAATATTCTCTAACGAATCTATAAGTGTTTTATTCTAATATATTATATAGACTTGTATTTTGAGTAATCAAAGTACAAGTCTTTTTTATGTGTAATAGTTCTTAAAATATCATAATTATAATTTACTTTTGATATGAATATTATAGAATATAAAGTATTTATGATAGAAATGTATCAGTGTTATCATTATTTTAGTACATATTATCGGACCGATAGACTTATGAATAAGATTTACTACTTACTTAATATTTAAGATTATGAATATAGAAGTTATACATGAAACTATTGATTAAGCAATACAGGAGTGAAGTGGTGAGATTTATCCATTGCAATATATAAAAATATACATACAGAATAAATTTAACTAATTTATCTATGATACATGAGGATATCACAAATAATTCTGAATATGTAAGTCAGTTTATTTGATGATTACTAAATGAGGAAATATTTATTAGGTAGGT encodes:
- the glmU gene encoding bifunctional UDP-N-acetylglucosamine diphosphorylase/glucosamine-1-phosphate N-acetyltransferase GlmU encodes the protein MNFKAIILAAGKGTRMKSQYPKVIHKVCGKEMVNHVINVSKKSGVNDIVAILGHGSEVVKERLPEDTMIAMQTEQLGTGHAVKMAKEYINDEDTIVVLCGDTPLIKEDTLKRLFSYHLENGYHATVLTTKVDNPTGYGRIIRDNNEDLLKIVEQKDANEEEKAVNEINSGIYCFNGKSLREALDLIDNNNAQGEYYLTDTIYIMRDKGQKVGAYNGSTIEELMGVNSRVELSKAEEIMRKRINESHMVNGVTIIDTNSTYIESDVEIGNDTIIYPGVMLKGSAKIGCNCVIDMNSSIENSTIGDNTEVKNSTIIDSKVGENTTVGPYAYLRPKSNIGNNVKIGDFVEVKNATIEDNSKASHLSYIGDAHVGKNVNIGCGVVFVNYDGKNKFKSVVKDGAFIGSNSNLVAPVVVEEDGYIATGSTITKDVPKAALAIARERQVVKEGWVEKKRERDNK
- a CDS encoding ribose-phosphate diphosphokinase gives rise to the protein MNTSGSEIKIISGNSSKVLAQKIADYIGVPVSDCTVGKFSDGEISVNMNETVRGCDVFVVQSTNSPVNDNLMELLIMIDALKRASAGRITAVIPYYGYARQDRKAKSRDPITAKLVANLITAAGADRVLTMDLHAAQIQGYFDIPLDHLLGGSILSSYFNEKKIEDLVVVSPDLGSVTRSRKFATTLDGDVPLAIIDKRRPKANVCEVMNIIGDVKGKNVILLDDMIDTAGTITNAANALKEFGAKDIYACCTHGVLSGPAIERIENSAISELIVLDTIQLPEEKKIDKIKELSVAPLFGDAIKKIFSNESISVLF